A stretch of Cytophagales bacterium DNA encodes these proteins:
- a CDS encoding TolC family protein: protein MRSIIYALLFIGFSWVSQAQTNSLDITSMSSVVVSNVAVSTAAVDSTQTTFSISQLVNMVLANHPVVQQAEMVREMANAELLSAKGNFDPKISAGYDLKNLKDTEYWDILNTTLKVPTWIPIDPKITFDRAQGDFLNPERFISPSSDYQQVTAGVAIPLGKGLFIDERRAVVKQARIYQNIATAEQTKMVNKILFTAIKDYWEWQLAYQEVLLLEQSVGIAQELYERLVLDFQFGEAAPVDTIQAMINYQTRQVEYEEVKFDYIKSQLRLAVHLWSVEGIPLGFQDGVVPDTLSTFGAIPTEEGLIDMVTWARVFHPEIQKLEGKGSQLEVEQRWNRETLKPQLDFNYSFIDAPITPQGESSTIDFNDNYKLGLDFSFPIFLRKERGKLQKTKLKIVSNDLELQRSKLAIENQLRTSYAELQMADRNARNYESMADNYNRLVQAELFNLETGESDLFKFNIQQDKYINSRLKFLKTQAKAQKLKAEILYEAGYPLLSPVN, encoded by the coding sequence ATGAGATCCATTATTTACGCTTTATTGTTCATTGGTTTTTCCTGGGTTAGTCAGGCTCAAACTAATTCATTGGATATCACTTCAATGTCCTCAGTGGTAGTATCCAATGTGGCAGTCTCCACTGCGGCAGTAGATTCTACTCAGACCACCTTTTCCATTTCGCAACTGGTCAATATGGTCTTGGCCAATCATCCGGTGGTGCAACAGGCGGAAATGGTACGAGAAATGGCCAACGCCGAATTGTTGAGTGCAAAAGGAAATTTCGATCCGAAGATATCGGCGGGGTATGACCTGAAAAATCTAAAAGACACGGAATATTGGGACATCCTGAACACAACCTTGAAGGTTCCTACCTGGATTCCCATCGATCCCAAAATCACTTTTGACCGAGCGCAGGGTGATTTCCTTAATCCTGAAAGGTTCATTAGTCCCAGTAGTGATTACCAACAAGTCACGGCGGGTGTGGCTATCCCACTTGGTAAAGGATTGTTTATCGATGAACGACGTGCAGTGGTCAAACAAGCGCGCATCTATCAAAACATCGCCACAGCTGAACAAACAAAAATGGTGAACAAGATCTTGTTCACGGCCATCAAGGATTATTGGGAATGGCAACTCGCCTATCAGGAGGTGTTGCTTTTGGAGCAGAGTGTGGGCATTGCTCAGGAACTGTACGAGCGACTGGTTTTGGATTTTCAGTTCGGAGAAGCAGCGCCTGTGGACACCATTCAGGCCATGATCAACTACCAAACACGTCAGGTAGAGTATGAAGAAGTAAAATTTGATTACATCAAATCCCAATTGCGCCTGGCTGTTCACCTTTGGTCGGTAGAAGGCATTCCATTGGGGTTTCAGGACGGAGTGGTTCCCGACACTTTGTCCACGTTTGGGGCCATTCCTACAGAAGAAGGCCTGATAGACATGGTGACCTGGGCACGGGTTTTTCATCCCGAAATTCAAAAACTAGAGGGCAAAGGCAGTCAGCTGGAGGTGGAACAGCGCTGGAATAGAGAAACCCTCAAGCCCCAATTGGACTTTAATTATTCATTTATTGATGCGCCCATCACCCCTCAGGGTGAGTCTTCTACCATTGACTTCAATGACAATTACAAACTTGGACTGGACTTCTCGTTCCCTATTTTCTTAAGGAAAGAACGAGGAAAACTTCAGAAAACGAAACTTAAAATCGTGAGTAATGACCTGGAATTGCAACGCAGTAAGCTGGCCATTGAAAACCAGCTGAGAACGAGCTATGCGGAACTGCAAATGGCCGACAGGAATGCCAGGAACTATGAATCAATGGCGGATAATTACAATCGGTTGGTACAGGCGGAGCTGTTCAATCTGGAAACCGGAGAAAGTGACCTGTTCAAATTCAACATCCAGCAGGATAAATACATCAACTCCAGGTTGAAATTCCTGAAGACCCAGGCGAAGGCTCAGAAGTTGAAAGCGGAGATCTTGTATGAAGCAGGGTATCCTTTGCTTTCGCCGGTGAATTGA
- a CDS encoding response regulator, translated as MAEVAERRSRKKVKEFTILYVDDEAPNLRGFKAAFRRLYNIKVADGPEEALEIVKSEKIDLVVTDHRMPDMVGTELLEKVHAFNPEIKRMILSGFIKRHELDEAVGSFGIHEFVTKPWDFDEMLEIFERLLRTNPDVKSFS; from the coding sequence ATGGCAGAAGTAGCTGAAAGAAGATCAAGAAAGAAAGTAAAGGAGTTTACGATCCTTTATGTAGACGATGAAGCTCCGAACCTGAGAGGATTCAAAGCGGCATTTCGTAGATTATATAACATTAAGGTAGCCGATGGGCCGGAAGAGGCTTTGGAGATTGTGAAATCTGAAAAGATCGACCTGGTGGTGACTGACCATCGCATGCCCGACATGGTAGGAACTGAATTGTTGGAGAAGGTACATGCTTTCAATCCCGAAATCAAGCGTATGATCCTGAGCGGATTCATCAAACGGCACGAACTGGACGAAGCTGTCGGAAGCTTTGGTATCCATGAGTTTGTAACCAAACCATGGGATTTTGATGAAATGCTGGAAATCTTCGAACGTTTACTAAGAACCAATCCCGACGTTAAGAGCTTTTCTTAA
- the yihA gene encoding ribosome biogenesis GTP-binding protein YihA/YsxC produces the protein MNPVKTAVFEKSSSKIEECPPPKVPEYAFIGRSNVGKSSLINHITGNKKLAKTSGKPGKTQLINHFLIDDQWYLVDLPGYGWAQVSKTEKAKWKKMIDRYLRERENLALVFLLIDSRHEPQKVDMEFMRWLGQNEIPFILVYTKVDKQSKNQTESNIAKYRKILKKEWAELPKYFTASNVTGEGLEIIDYVRLLNEDLH, from the coding sequence ATGAATCCTGTGAAAACGGCTGTATTTGAGAAGAGTAGCTCCAAAATTGAAGAATGCCCTCCGCCAAAAGTTCCTGAATATGCATTTATTGGTCGGTCCAATGTGGGCAAGTCTTCGTTGATCAATCACATCACAGGGAATAAAAAACTGGCCAAAACTTCCGGGAAGCCAGGCAAAACCCAACTGATCAATCATTTTTTGATCGATGACCAATGGTACCTGGTGGACTTACCGGGTTATGGCTGGGCACAGGTCAGCAAGACGGAAAAAGCCAAGTGGAAAAAGATGATCGATCGGTACCTGCGAGAGCGAGAGAATCTTGCGTTGGTATTTCTATTGATCGATTCACGACATGAACCGCAAAAGGTAGACATGGAATTCATGCGCTGGCTTGGACAGAATGAAATTCCCTTTATTCTGGTCTACACCAAAGTAGACAAGCAGAGTAAAAACCAGACGGAATCCAATATTGCCAAGTACCGAAAAATACTTAAAAAGGAATGGGCGGAGCTGCCAAAATATTTCACCGCTTCGAATGTTACGGGTGAAGGGCTGGAAATCATAGATTATGTTCGTCTGCTCAATGAGGACTTGCATTAG
- the ubiE gene encoding bifunctional demethylmenaquinone methyltransferase/2-methoxy-6-polyprenyl-1,4-benzoquinol methylase UbiE: MEIVPYKEQTAGKKEQVAQMFNNISKRYDFLNHFLSLGIDIMWRKKAIKMLKQDQPKQILDIATGTGDFAIEALALNPEKVIGVDISEGMLEVGRKKMKEKKYDDRIELRSGDSEGLLFDDNKFDAVIVAFGVRNFENLEKGLADMYRVLKPGGKVVVLEFSKPTMFPFKQLYQFYFKYILPSVGRLISKDQAAYTYLPDSVRNFPDGKDFLNILDRIGFLNTQCRPLTLGISSIYVGSK; this comes from the coding sequence ATGGAGATAGTGCCTTACAAGGAGCAGACCGCAGGGAAGAAAGAGCAAGTCGCCCAAATGTTCAACAACATCAGCAAGCGGTATGATTTTCTGAATCATTTTCTTAGCTTGGGGATCGACATCATGTGGCGTAAAAAAGCCATCAAGATGCTCAAGCAAGACCAACCGAAACAGATTCTGGACATAGCCACCGGAACGGGAGATTTTGCCATTGAAGCACTGGCCCTGAATCCGGAAAAAGTCATTGGAGTGGACATCTCCGAAGGCATGCTGGAAGTCGGTCGCAAGAAAATGAAGGAAAAAAAATACGACGACCGCATCGAATTACGCTCAGGGGATTCCGAAGGATTGTTGTTTGATGACAATAAGTTCGATGCAGTGATCGTTGCATTTGGCGTAAGGAATTTTGAGAATTTGGAAAAAGGATTGGCTGATATGTACAGGGTATTGAAACCCGGCGGAAAGGTAGTGGTACTGGAATTTTCCAAGCCCACGATGTTCCCTTTCAAGCAGCTGTATCAATTCTACTTCAAATATATTTTGCCATCGGTGGGGAGATTAATTTCCAAAGACCAGGCGGCTTATACATATTTGCCTGATTCTGTTCGCAATTTTCCGGATGGTAAAGACTTTTTGAACATCCTAGACAGGATAGGTTTTTTGAACACCCAATGCAGACCCCTTACCCTCGGCATAAGTTCGATATACGTTGGCTCAAAATAA
- a CDS encoding porin family protein: MQTPYPRHKFDIRWLKISLVALVLLASFPSWGQSSSGRTENLIHYDDEFIHYGFAFGGHASRYVFKYNDTFVSPSFDSLHSIANRALGGFKVGFVVNFHLLQYLDLRVLPTFGLYENELQYRFTNGTTFALFKDATYFELPIVLKYKSVRRRNHALYVVGGVSPSLEAAARGDEVADVETLETRNWNFAIETGIGFDIYFPLFKFSPEIRYSWGLRNLLSDNKNDFNAALDKLVQHNFTFFITFEGGPSYLKKRRLRR; the protein is encoded by the coding sequence ATGCAGACCCCTTACCCTCGGCATAAGTTCGATATACGTTGGCTCAAAATAAGCCTGGTAGCCTTAGTGCTGCTGGCCTCATTTCCATCCTGGGGACAATCATCTTCGGGGCGAACGGAAAATTTGATCCATTATGATGATGAATTCATCCACTATGGATTTGCATTTGGCGGTCATGCTTCCCGGTATGTATTTAAATACAACGATACTTTTGTAAGTCCGTCGTTTGACTCTTTGCATTCTATTGCCAACCGGGCACTGGGTGGTTTCAAAGTTGGATTTGTCGTCAATTTCCATTTACTACAATACCTGGACCTGCGGGTGTTACCCACCTTTGGACTCTATGAAAATGAGCTACAGTATCGGTTTACGAACGGGACCACTTTCGCTTTGTTCAAGGACGCCACTTATTTCGAATTGCCGATCGTTTTAAAATACAAAAGCGTGCGTAGGAGAAATCACGCACTGTATGTGGTGGGTGGGGTCAGTCCATCATTGGAAGCTGCAGCTCGAGGCGATGAAGTGGCCGATGTGGAAACACTCGAAACCCGAAACTGGAACTTTGCCATTGAGACCGGGATCGGTTTCGATATTTATTTCCCACTTTTTAAGTTTTCTCCGGAAATCCGGTATTCCTGGGGGCTCAGAAACCTGCTTTCTGACAATAAAAATGATTTCAATGCGGCACTCGATAAATTGGTTCAGCATAATTTCACCTTTTTCATCACTTTTGAGGGCGGACCCAGTTACCTCAAAAAGAGAAGACTCAGAAGATGA
- a CDS encoding SDR family NAD(P)-dependent oxidoreductase, with amino-acid sequence MTNQKPIALITGASSGIGEAAARLLAPSHRLIICGRRVARLTQLAEALSSDTDIHQLDFDVRDQQAVAEKIASLPEAWQNIEVLINNAGNAHGLDPFHEASVADWDAMIDINVKGLLYVSNAITPGMVKRERGHIINIGSIAGIEVYPKGHVYCASKFAVDAITQGMRQDLNPFNIRVTEIKPGLVETEFSEVRFKGDADRAAQVYKGFEPLTANDVADTIRYAVLAPAHVTIAELTILPTAQASATIVKKQ; translated from the coding sequence ATGACGAACCAAAAACCGATCGCCTTGATCACCGGTGCCTCCAGTGGTATTGGCGAGGCCGCGGCAAGATTGCTTGCACCCAGCCACCGATTGATCATTTGCGGCCGTCGCGTAGCGCGACTGACCCAACTTGCCGAAGCCTTATCATCCGACACAGACATCCATCAACTGGACTTTGATGTACGGGACCAGCAGGCGGTAGCTGAAAAAATCGCTTCCCTGCCCGAAGCATGGCAAAACATCGAAGTATTGATCAATAACGCGGGGAATGCACATGGATTAGACCCATTTCACGAAGCATCGGTGGCAGATTGGGATGCCATGATCGACATCAATGTAAAAGGATTGCTATACGTTAGCAATGCCATTACTCCCGGCATGGTCAAAAGAGAGAGAGGGCACATCATCAATATCGGATCCATTGCCGGCATAGAAGTCTATCCAAAAGGACATGTCTATTGTGCTTCTAAATTTGCCGTAGATGCGATCACACAAGGCATGCGCCAGGACCTGAATCCCTTTAACATTCGTGTCACAGAAATTAAGCCGGGTCTGGTGGAAACTGAGTTTTCGGAAGTACGCTTCAAAGGAGATGCCGATCGCGCTGCACAAGTGTACAAAGGTTTCGAACCATTGACGGCCAATGATGTGGCGGATACAATAAGATATGCTGTGCTGGCACCTGCCCATGTGACCATCGCCGAATTGACCATATTACCAACAGCACAAGCCAGTGCTACGATCGTAAAGAAGCAATAA
- a CDS encoding saccharopine dehydrogenase family protein → MSQHILILGAGRSASSLIQYLHQQSKSEDWTLTLCEKSKEIGQQRVKEFPGIQLTEFDVLNDTEANTAFEKADLVISMLPASMHIHAAKRCAALGIHMITASYLTEEIEALSAEFAAKGKLLLMEMGLDPGIDHMSAMKVLDTIKKEGHELTGFETFTGGLLADNTEKDNPWQYKFTWNPRNVVMAGTGNVKFVQEGRFKYIPYHKLFGRTEVIHIPGHGYFEGYANRDSLKYLDLYNLRGIKTLYRGTLRRLGFCKTWDIFIQLGATDDTYEMEDVAQMTHRQFINSFLSYNPHDSVELKLAHYLNLGLESEEMYRLKWLDLFSDDLIGMDKGTPAQILEHILKKKWTIDETDLDMIVMWHKFDFIVDGRPKQIQSHMVAIGEDQVNTAMSKTVGLPMAIAAKMLLKGELKLTGTHIPTQAEIYEPVLAELQELGFDFQERETIS, encoded by the coding sequence ATGAGCCAACATATACTAATCCTGGGAGCAGGCCGCTCAGCCTCTTCATTGATCCAATACTTGCATCAACAATCAAAATCTGAAGACTGGACCCTTACCCTGTGTGAAAAAAGTAAGGAGATCGGTCAACAACGAGTCAAAGAATTCCCCGGCATTCAACTGACAGAATTTGATGTTTTGAATGATACCGAAGCCAATACGGCATTTGAAAAAGCGGACTTAGTCATTTCCATGCTGCCCGCATCCATGCATATACATGCTGCGAAACGCTGTGCTGCGTTAGGTATCCATATGATCACCGCCTCTTATCTCACCGAAGAGATTGAAGCGCTTTCGGCGGAGTTTGCTGCCAAAGGAAAACTGCTGTTGATGGAAATGGGATTGGATCCGGGGATTGACCACATGTCGGCCATGAAGGTTTTGGATACCATCAAAAAGGAAGGTCATGAACTGACCGGATTTGAGACATTTACCGGAGGTTTGCTGGCTGACAACACAGAGAAAGATAATCCCTGGCAATACAAGTTCACCTGGAATCCTCGCAATGTAGTGATGGCAGGAACCGGCAATGTAAAGTTTGTGCAGGAAGGAAGATTTAAATATATCCCGTACCACAAATTGTTTGGCAGAACCGAGGTGATCCACATCCCCGGTCATGGCTACTTCGAGGGTTACGCCAACCGGGACTCGTTGAAGTACCTGGACCTTTATAATCTGCGAGGCATCAAGACATTGTACCGAGGGACCCTGAGGCGATTAGGTTTCTGCAAAACCTGGGATATTTTTATTCAATTAGGCGCTACGGATGACACTTACGAAATGGAAGATGTGGCTCAAATGACCCATCGTCAGTTCATTAACTCATTCCTATCCTACAACCCTCATGATTCAGTTGAGCTGAAACTGGCACACTACCTGAACCTCGGTTTGGAATCAGAAGAGATGTATCGTCTCAAGTGGCTGGATCTCTTTTCCGATGATCTGATAGGGATGGATAAAGGCACTCCTGCTCAGATCCTGGAGCACATATTGAAAAAGAAGTGGACCATTGATGAGACCGATCTGGACATGATCGTGATGTGGCACAAGTTTGATTTCATCGTGGATGGCCGGCCAAAACAGATCCAATCACACATGGTCGCCATCGGTGAAGATCAAGTGAATACTGCCATGAGTAAAACCGTCGGACTTCCCATGGCCATCGCTGCGAAAATGCTCCTAAAAGGTGAACTCAAACTCACCGGAACACATATCCCTACGCAAGCTGAGATCTATGAGCCTGTATTGGCAGAGTTACAGGAACTTGGCTTTGACTTTCAGGAGAGAGAGACCATTTCGTAA
- a CDS encoding SDR family oxidoreductase — translation MNKIALVTGANRGIGFAVAKTLLEKDHSVILTARSESSGEDALTKLGNPDNLYFHTLDVSDQHSVDQIRNFVEQKFGRLDVLINNAGINYDTWQKAENADLTNVQETLDTNLLGPWRMTNAFIPLMKKAGYGRIVNVSSGSGAISGMSGGTPAYSVSKAALNVLTIKLGAELQGTGLLVNAVCPGWVRTDMGGSGATRSPEKGAESIVWAAQLPESGPNGKFFRDKNAISF, via the coding sequence ATGAACAAAATTGCACTCGTCACCGGCGCCAATCGCGGAATAGGTTTTGCTGTGGCCAAAACGCTGTTGGAAAAAGATCATTCAGTGATCCTCACCGCCAGAAGTGAAAGTTCCGGTGAGGATGCCCTGACCAAACTCGGCAATCCAGACAATCTCTATTTCCACACCCTTGATGTGAGTGATCAGCATAGTGTTGATCAGATAAGGAACTTCGTGGAGCAGAAATTCGGCCGGCTGGATGTGTTGATCAACAATGCAGGGATCAACTATGACACGTGGCAAAAGGCGGAAAACGCGGACTTGACGAATGTTCAGGAAACCCTGGATACCAATCTGCTTGGCCCCTGGCGCATGACGAATGCATTCATTCCCCTAATGAAAAAAGCCGGCTATGGCAGAATCGTTAATGTATCCAGTGGATCAGGAGCTATCTCCGGCATGTCAGGTGGCACTCCTGCTTACAGTGTTTCAAAAGCTGCCTTGAATGTCCTTACCATCAAGTTGGGTGCAGAACTCCAGGGCACAGGACTCTTAGTAAATGCAGTTTGTCCCGGTTGGGTGAGAACGGACATGGGCGGATCCGGCGCTACCAGAAGTCCGGAGAAGGGTGCAGAATCCATCGTCTGGGCTGCGCAATTGCCGGAAAGTGGACCCAATGGAAAGTTCTTTAGGGATAAGAATGCAATTTCATTCTAG
- a CDS encoding BlaI/MecI/CopY family transcriptional regulator has product MKELTKAEEEIMQVLWDLESGFVKDIIAKFPEPKPAYSTISTLVRILQQKGFVGHEAHGQSHKYHPMISKEEYTSKFMTGFVGKYFSGSYQKMVSFFTKEENLSLNELEELLKELKNKQS; this is encoded by the coding sequence ATGAAGGAATTAACCAAAGCAGAAGAAGAGATCATGCAGGTACTATGGGACCTGGAATCGGGATTTGTCAAAGACATTATCGCGAAGTTTCCGGAGCCTAAACCTGCTTACAGTACCATTTCTACCCTGGTGCGGATTTTGCAACAAAAGGGCTTTGTGGGACATGAAGCTCACGGGCAGTCTCACAAATATCATCCGATGATCTCCAAAGAGGAGTATACGAGCAAATTCATGACTGGATTTGTAGGCAAATATTTCAGCGGATCTTATCAGAAAATGGTGTCCTTCTTCACCAAGGAAGAAAACCTGAGTCTGAATGAATTGGAAGAGCTCCTAAAAGAACTAAAAAACAAGCAATCATGA
- a CDS encoding TonB family protein yields MSNYLLELGAIHLALILGYGVLLRKERQYQKMRIYLIGSSLLALIIPLLKLPKISFGEDQAVVGAIELQPMAVNVLPVATPAQTSIWTPELFLYIYLTISGFLLLKFLANIFQIIRLERKSNHERFHNFHVRKVAQVQGSFTFFNWIFLNEKINMEHEDYHVILKHEKAHVSLGHSYDLLFLELFKVCFWWVPTIWFLNKEIRKIHEYQADAYALKTYHIDQYSSILISSTLATHGLSLASSFHDGFIFKRLNAMKQKAKTVRPWKLGALTALGAILLIAFACSEEIDNNLKEMGENSSSITFDQLPADMKAELASLKDELAFVSVAIPEDNNFEKIEALKEMDPDAIHTLNIDRESQRIFIALKKDSRHFNYISEKSQAESNLFTLVEEEPEYEEGMPAFYKQVASNIKYPKEARKNNIEGIVNVQFIVEKDGTLSEVKAIDGIGYGCDEEAVRVVKSVNKFNPGKQRGKSVRVRMVMPIQFKIMNEFVSKDGNPGGSIILEEVTTDYEKFQLDAKFDNGQWTGKIMSSDQKALPGVNVVVIGTTRGTVSDLEGNFTISASKNEELQVSFIGYESILLQPE; encoded by the coding sequence ATGAGTAATTATCTATTGGAATTGGGCGCGATCCACCTGGCACTTATCCTGGGTTATGGGGTATTGCTTCGAAAAGAACGCCAATACCAGAAGATGCGCATCTACCTGATCGGCTCATCCTTGCTGGCGTTGATCATTCCGCTCCTGAAATTGCCCAAAATCTCTTTTGGTGAGGATCAAGCGGTAGTAGGTGCCATCGAATTACAGCCAATGGCAGTCAATGTACTTCCCGTAGCCACCCCGGCACAAACCTCTATTTGGACACCCGAACTTTTCCTTTATATATACCTCACCATCAGCGGTTTTCTGTTACTCAAATTCCTGGCAAATATTTTCCAGATCATTCGCCTGGAACGCAAAAGCAACCATGAGCGATTTCACAACTTCCATGTTAGAAAAGTAGCACAAGTACAAGGCAGTTTTACCTTTTTCAACTGGATCTTCCTCAATGAAAAGATCAATATGGAACACGAAGATTACCACGTGATATTAAAGCATGAAAAAGCACACGTTTCGCTAGGCCACTCTTATGACTTACTGTTCCTCGAACTCTTCAAAGTGTGCTTCTGGTGGGTACCTACCATTTGGTTCCTCAACAAAGAAATTAGAAAAATACACGAGTACCAGGCCGATGCATACGCCTTGAAAACGTATCACATCGACCAGTATTCGTCTATACTGATCAGTTCAACTTTAGCCACTCATGGATTAAGCCTGGCCAGCTCTTTCCATGATGGATTTATTTTCAAACGATTAAATGCAATGAAGCAAAAAGCAAAAACAGTCCGTCCCTGGAAGCTGGGGGCACTGACGGCTCTTGGTGCGATATTACTGATCGCATTCGCATGTAGCGAAGAAATTGATAACAACCTGAAGGAGATGGGAGAAAATAGTAGTTCCATCACCTTTGACCAACTTCCTGCCGACATGAAGGCTGAGCTCGCCTCCTTAAAAGATGAACTCGCGTTTGTCAGCGTGGCGATTCCCGAAGACAATAATTTTGAGAAGATCGAAGCATTGAAAGAAATGGATCCCGATGCAATCCATACGCTTAACATTGACCGGGAATCTCAACGGATCTTTATCGCACTGAAGAAAGATAGCAGGCACTTTAATTATATATCAGAAAAATCTCAAGCCGAGAGTAACTTGTTTACCCTGGTGGAAGAAGAACCTGAGTATGAGGAAGGAATGCCCGCGTTTTACAAACAGGTCGCGAGTAATATCAAATACCCCAAGGAAGCTCGTAAAAATAATATCGAAGGGATCGTGAATGTCCAATTTATAGTAGAAAAGGACGGAACGCTTTCTGAGGTAAAAGCCATCGATGGTATTGGGTATGGATGTGATGAGGAAGCGGTACGGGTGGTAAAAAGTGTGAATAAATTCAATCCTGGAAAGCAGCGAGGAAAATCCGTGAGGGTAAGGATGGTCATGCCTATACAGTTCAAAATAATGAATGAATTTGTAAGTAAAGACGGAAACCCTGGAGGGAGCATCATTCTGGAAGAAGTCACCACGGATTACGAAAAATTCCAACTTGACGCGAAATTCGACAATGGTCAATGGACTGGAAAAATCATGAGTAGTGATCAAAAAGCACTGCCTGGCGTCAATGTTGTCGTGATTGGTACAACGCGAGGCACCGTATCCGATCTGGAAGGAAATTTCACCATCTCCGCCAGCAAAAATGAAGAATTACAGGTAAGCTTTATCGGGTACGAAAGCATCCTGCTACAACCTGAATAA
- a CDS encoding alpha/beta hydrolase codes for MKWIIASGLWLIYCYSSLAQPQFVQVDGVKIRVNTIGIEERKTGEPLLIFESGAGTPMGNWDKIIADSLNLGAILAYDRPGIGESEAVDEIPTPVNVANRLVRLLHYLKLEPPYILVGHSLGGIYVRGFAVYYPHKLAGLVIVDPGDFTETQLNKRDYYEVLDWNDDQIDQHIQMEIENRATRRVNAPPAIQREGQALEAMRLKNFDAIQSTPLPNIPVHIIVGGKFGKPVEKQSKEYDEERYFRSKLKHRVSRWTDVIQSVERGMLLYSGDAGHFVQWEDPELVITSIKLVLKDYADMVKKQ; via the coding sequence ATGAAATGGATCATCGCTTCTGGTCTTTGGCTGATCTATTGTTATTCGTCGCTTGCGCAACCTCAATTTGTGCAAGTAGATGGTGTGAAAATTCGGGTCAATACCATTGGTATTGAAGAACGAAAAACCGGAGAACCGCTATTGATTTTCGAAAGCGGAGCAGGTACCCCCATGGGCAATTGGGATAAGATCATTGCAGATAGCCTCAATTTGGGAGCCATCCTCGCTTATGACCGACCTGGCATCGGGGAGTCTGAAGCAGTGGATGAAATACCGACACCAGTGAATGTCGCTAATCGACTAGTAAGACTGCTTCATTACCTTAAACTGGAACCACCCTACATTTTGGTTGGACATTCTCTTGGAGGTATCTACGTGCGAGGTTTTGCAGTTTACTACCCTCATAAGTTGGCGGGATTGGTGATCGTAGACCCTGGCGACTTCACAGAGACACAGCTGAACAAACGGGATTATTATGAGGTACTGGACTGGAATGATGATCAGATCGATCAGCACATTCAAATGGAAATCGAAAATCGTGCAACACGTAGGGTAAATGCCCCACCCGCCATTCAGCGAGAGGGCCAGGCCCTGGAAGCCATGCGACTAAAAAATTTCGACGCCATCCAATCCACACCATTGCCCAACATCCCTGTCCATATCATTGTAGGCGGGAAATTTGGTAAACCCGTGGAAAAGCAATCTAAGGAGTACGATGAGGAACGCTATTTCCGATCGAAATTGAAACATCGGGTTTCGAGGTGGACAGATGTCATTCAGTCAGTAGAGCGTGGCATGCTTCTATATAGCGGGGATGCCGGTCATTTCGTCCAATGGGAAGACCCGGAACTGGTCATTACCAGCATCAAACTTGTGCTTAAGGACTATGCTGATATGGTCAAAAAACAGTAG
- a CDS encoding Crp/Fnr family transcriptional regulator, with the protein MEALQFAMQQMINISEEELDDFLSRCFPKKLKRKEVLSRPQTYPNEVFFIVSGIVRVSVLDKEGNEHSIHFALENQFICDYSAFMRKEHSLYTLEALEETEVIVLPRNAIEWGYSNLTEGDKMGRLIAEFYFIYQDNRIKNQYTRTPKERYDTITEVFPNIHNRVPQHMIASYLGITSIHLSRLKKQDLNKT; encoded by the coding sequence ATGGAAGCACTTCAATTTGCAATGCAACAAATGATCAATATCTCCGAAGAGGAGTTGGATGACTTTCTTAGCAGGTGCTTTCCGAAAAAGCTGAAACGAAAGGAAGTACTCAGCCGGCCCCAGACTTATCCCAACGAAGTGTTTTTCATTGTTTCCGGAATCGTACGGGTCAGCGTTCTTGATAAGGAAGGCAACGAACATTCCATACATTTTGCGTTAGAAAATCAATTCATATGTGATTATTCAGCATTCATGAGGAAAGAGCATAGCCTATATACCCTTGAAGCACTGGAAGAAACAGAAGTGATCGTATTGCCCAGAAATGCCATCGAATGGGGTTACAGTAACCTTACAGAAGGAGATAAAATGGGTCGACTGATCGCGGAATTCTATTTCATATATCAAGACAATCGGATCAAGAATCAGTACACCCGTACACCAAAAGAACGTTATGACACCATCACAGAAGTATTTCCCAACATCCACAACCGGGTACCTCAACATATGATTGCCTCCTATCTGGGCATCACCTCTATTCATCTTAGTCGGTTGAAAAAGCAAGACCTGAATAAAACGTAA